cgcaatttttatacgtgagCATGTAACTGTTCGGAGTCAAAACCGAAGATACTGCTGTCAACAGGCACCTTAACATGTATAACTTGTTCATTTGCcttacatttgaaaaatatgaaattcagTACAAACAGATCATCGATCACCAGAGCAAtacacagaaaaataaaatacattccGTTGATACAATTTGATTTGATTGTATTATAGCTGTTACCAAAATCCAAGAAAAATGTTAGTACCTatatttgtcatattaaaaatatacaatgatAGAATGCAGTGAtaattctgtaaaatttaaaattaaaatgataacatCATTTAGCAAATGCATAATGAAACCAATggccttttttaaaatatttgttgtgaacattttttatattttcaaaagaacGTCAAATAATCACTCAACGAAAGTGTTTTACCAAGAATTCCACTTTTGACctgaaaaaaaccaacaaaaagcgttgttttaaaaaaaaatctgaatttttttgggggtttgttttgttttgtttttctagtttttgttttacttttgctATGCATATATTGAATGTTTGTCATGAATGGATTCCCTACATCTTTTATCTTTTTAAGCTCTGTTTTTAAGGATCGTGAGATATATGATTACAATGCGGAAACTAATTAATTACCTCAGTAGGTTGACAACTTTGAAAAACAGTACAATCACTAGGACGAGACACATGGTCACACACTCCACATGTGTCATACGACACAGAAGATGCTATGTATAGTAAAACGAAGAAAAACAAGTATGTTATAACAATTAGAGCAATGTAATTTCAAAACGAATTGGACTTTGAATAATGGACAATCTGAATGATGAAAACGTAacaattattgattatttttttagcaAAATATATAACGCTAAAAATGCacaatatcttataaattaaagtCATACATGTAAGCTTGTGCAATATGTCATTGAATTCACATTATGTATGTTTTACGTTTAAAAACAGATtccaaataaatgtacaaaaattatatatagaaaCGAACCTAGATTATGCTTTTGAATAAAGAGCAATATATCATGCGTTATACTGATTCATGTATAATCGGCCATTTAAAAAAGATCTcaagtaaaactaaaacaaacGGTACCGCGTTAGCTGTACCAAATTTGCATTTTGATAAACAAGTGATTATCACGGTCTCTATACTATACTATACAATTATAGAATTTTGATGAGGAttatacaatgatttatcaacccaAGAGATATGATATTCACCGGACCAACGACCGAGTGTGATTGTCACATCTATGGCGTTGATCACTCATTGTATCAATTGAAATCAAAAGTTAACAATCGTTTTATTAAATGACTTTTTATCCTTCTTCAATtttctagtacatgtatttccTTAAGAAGATACTTTTAAAACTTCTccctatttttatattaaatatatctatatttcaaggttaaaagttgtatttattaaataatgttGTATTAAAAACATCGTTTATGACAATCTTAGAGCAAGAACTTTCGTAAAATTACTTTAAACATCGCTTTTCATAATTACGGCTACATTGACGTGGGAAAAACTATTGACGGCGGGAAAGCGCAGTTCTACAGAGAGGCACAAGTTTTGCAACGTCACACATAAGAAACGTCAAGATGCTTTTGGTGCGACAAAGCAAGAAAAAAactcggcagcaagagggttaagttttgatattatttttcatGTGTTTTAAAATTTCCGACAAAAATAGGCCAAAAGGGGTCTTAACCCTCTTGCTATCGAGTTTTTTTCTTGCTTTGTCGCGCCAAAAGCATCTTGACGTTTCCATAGTCTATGGAAACGTCAAGATGCTTTTGGCGCGACAAAGCAAGAAAAAAACTCGACAGTAAGATGGTTAAGACGGAAACGTCAAGATGCTTACACAAGTGAAACAAAGTATTCACCTCATTCGGAGGACAAACTTGATAAACAGAACAAGCACCAGGACTTGACACACGGTCACATACACCGCATGTCTCATACGTGGAAGTTCCTATGTATTGAGCAAAATAAGAGACTATGTTATAGCAATTTTGAATTAAGAAACAGCTGAAATGTTTTCATATCAAACCGTACCATGTAAACTGTTCCTGCGGTGCATTAATATTCCAATAAAAAAGTTGCTGTTTTAGTCAAATTGATATACAAATGTTGAAacatgaacaaaacaataaatacatcattaatatgaagaaaacaaagaaatcCAATATCAAAgtagaaagaaataaaaaaaaaaaacaacatcatacatgtacatatgttaaAACGTATTATTTTGTCTTCTAGAAATGCCTGTCTCGGAAAGTCGTATATAATGTGTATGTTTGGTTAACCCACATGAATTTATTCAGTTGTTACATTTTGGAATATCGTCACAAATAATTGAGAAGCAGAATTCTTCCACATGAATTAATAATTGCAGGTCTCATATATCTTAAGGAAATGATTATAGCAATATTGTTTTGAATGCAAGCGTAAGTTTTATGAATCTGCGACTTGTAAACTCACTTATCTATTATTTCGATTACAGAATGGTTAATAaaataatagacaactttcgattTCCGTCAACGAATTTGGTTTAAGTGAACAGTcttcgtgcgtttaggggcgtcgtcactgtTCTTATGTTGATCGATTGGTTGAAAAAAACATAAGGCTACATTGTACgatttatttgacaaatttaattcttataatcTTATGACATTCAACACTGCTATCATTAgagaattgtgattaagtacttattgaacaaatattatttctagtttatcttgCATAATGACGATCATTAAGACGCTTGACGAACTTTGATAGAGCAGGGATAGATGCGATCTCCTTTATCTTGCAAATGATAATACAGAGTGCACAATATAGACGAACTTTTCTGGTAATGTATATAACTCGAAAGGAGGCCATTAGAACAATGAGCTATTTGCAGTTTAACGCCAATTTTATACTTGCCCAATTTGCATAGATTTCTGTTGCATGGGCCACCACTCCTATCAGGCTGTGTGTTACAACACTCGCTACAAGAAATCGATGCCTTCTTTAGTCTCTGTAGCTGAATATCAACATTTCTCTTCCCAACAGCCCCAGATAAGAGACTACATACCTAACAAAACGAGATCAGACACAACACTGAGATCGGCTAAATTAAGTATGTGCTATTTGGATATATCTACACCAATGCCGCAAAGTGCATGTTTTCCTCATACAAAGTATGTGCCTCTTACTACTTTAAAGTTATTGTATGAACATTAAAATAAACTTATGATATATATCAGGCTTACTATTTTACGCCAGATGTATGTTTTGTCCACAAGAGAAAAGGAGAACAGGTAAAAAAAATAAGGCCAATGTTGAAGATATATTTCAAAAGGTTTGCCaaataaagggaaaaaaaatatattcccggagaAGGAAATACATAACATTaccaaattcaaagttttttaacagTAGATTTATGATAAAACTTCATTTGCTTATTTCAAATATCATATGTATTTTTCTGTGCAAGTTTTATATTTCACTAGTATtcatatagagattaatacatggccttttccatatcggccgggtatcatcccgagacccccatatcagcccgagacgaaGTCGGGGTGATAATACCTgggccgatatggaaaaggccatgtattaatcgatttatcatatacttccgacaattgttttatgtatggcaaattaacaaataaaataactaaaacagtcaaaaactttatataaaagttaaattatgaatccaaaaatacactataattgccCAACAATAATATCACTACCTCCATATTTATGTATGTTAatatttcctatagaggcattttgaaacgttaaaaatttggaagagttttatgatcattacaaCTCCATGTtttttgtactataaaatgattcataattgtcaatggcatttgttagcaagtactaaactatcccacaaaagttcccgtaaattttgacgtcgtcataaaaatatctgacgtcacaatggaaaagtaaacaaccgataccggaagtAGCTTGCACGAGAGGCattattatgggttttgtgcacgagatgcccctgatatgggttatcagaccggttgggaaattatggcttgtgtacttccgcacATTAcgcatatgcaaaagctatcatattaatgctaagtatatgataaaaactaGTATTAATCTTTATTTCTTATGCAGCGaaaatactgcaatctgattggttgactaccccggtgtaaataacaccccacccttgttcacccggggataaataaaattttcccaaaataaagaaaaaaaataataagaagaaaatgccacaaaaaaaaaaattcatgatttttaaaaaatatttttttgttttttgtttttttgtaaactcaaaagaacacaaaaattttcagaatttttccaaaaataaagtaaaaaagtatTTGACAATGTGCAGCAACATGGACATTGAAATGATATTACGCTGGAAATTTCATTACCATTTATACAATTTTACTTACTGGTTTCAAAATGAGTAAAGGAattgttcataagaaataaattcgttatcttggtATAATCAGGGGTGATAACTAATATTATAacaatttatttaaggaatgactgtaatatttttttctgtctatgaagaaataacataaaaaatttggtgcacactgaataacacgcctagcaggttatttaacagtgtgcaccacattttttatgttatttcgaatagacagaaaaaaatattacagtcatttcttataatttaattctaaattccattttaaaccgtagaaaacaatgaaaaaacgttgatgacgtcacggtcacatgactaaattatgtctatgggctaataacaaaataacgtcagccaatcagaagacgcgttacatccaaaatgaAATTATTACGAATTATAGCTATAGATAATTAGTTGTAATAATTCTTAAAATACCGTAGACATATCGGAATTAGCCCAATACCTCGGTATtactgtacgcagctgcaaaaatGATAAGTTTCACTCGCAAAGAAAAGGTGTAAATGAAAGGGGTCGTGCACAACCAAGAcctgcaaatgcaaaaaagctatgataccgtgtggaagtaaatgtcacccaagcctacatgcaagaatgtaataagctatgaaaactaactatggcatcaatatttaatttttacgcagtatttgaattaaaaataatacattgtcagttaaccattattgtttttttagataaagtgtttgtattattgaaatttttaacatgtaattttaaaaataatacctatatggtccaaatactcatatggtccggcccgttaataaccaaacgagtgttatactcatatggtccaaccatacgcgtacggtcggaccatatgattatacgcatatggtcatgaccatacgcgtacggtccaaatattcatatggtccggaacatatacatagTGTATGTTATATTTGATCATAGAATAATATGACAATCGTAAAGGAAACCTTCACATTGAGTTTTGTTGACACTATACATGCCTTTCTTAAGTTCATAAAAACAATTTAGTATGAAAAAATATGTATTACGTTATCATGTAGTAGTAGAAGCGTTCCTTAGGAATACACGTTCGTGGAAGCGTTCGTAATATTAATCAACCCTCTTGATGCCAAAGCGACATATATGTCGTATCAGTGTTGATGCCAAAGCGACATATACGTCGTTTGGGGGTTTGATGCCAAGGGGACATATATGTCGTTTCAACATAgtatatattataaatcaaaatcTTGCAACCTATACCACACTAAATGATTAAAGCCTTATAACATTGTTGACCATAGGTCATCTAAGTGTATTTTAAAGCAATGATGTCATATCCAATTTTCTTTCTCTGTAATAAAAAAACGTCTCCCAGCGGCAAACAACGACGTTGGTTTTTATATTTGCAGATCTTTGCAAACACATGACATTGGTGTTGAAgataaaaattttgacataagaGCTGGAAAGACAAGATAATTGAACAAGAGCGGCCCACCCCTTTTTTTTGGCATCGTAATTTATcagaataatataataaaaaataacactttattgACCGCGTTTCCGACACATTCGTCAGACTGTGTGTTGAAAAATGCTTTAGAAAGTTTCGCATATTACGAATGTTcgaaaataaatgtttatgtgTTTACCCTCTCAGTCCAAAACGGGAAATCGGTCCACCCATGACAAAATAATAGCCCATGAGGACTCGgtaattaataaaaagaatgttgAGATTTGGAGTtgtgaaaatttagaaaaacacgATATTTAAGCATGAAAATCAACAGAAATCACCTAAAATTGTCGATAAAATACACACTGCcaatttttcttttctaaattgaGTTCCTTTTATCCAAATTGTGTTTGATTGATAAGCGACAAATACTTGACTTTAATTTTATAAACACAATTCTATATTTATTAGTTTTCGCATTTAACCTACATGTTATATACTCCTTTTGGTGTTTTAAAGTGTTCTTTATTATTGCTAGCTGAGTTCCTGCCATGAAGGAGGAAAgtgttaattacattttttacaaacataggggaaatattttataaacattttaggACTGAAATCGTGTCATTAAACATTATATGGTGCATTATTGACGGACACTTTCAGTCGGCTTGACATAGTTGATAgacgaaatatttaatttaaattttaactaaAGCTATTTTAAAACTGAATTAACGATTTATTAATTGCTGTCATTTAGTTCAGCGACAAATATTTTATActtataatatacaaataaggGGATGTGGTTTAACTGCAAATGAGTATGATGAGACAGCAATCAACTAGGTTGAAATGAAGTGAATGTTAGCAATATTGCAGGCaatagtacggccttcaacaatgagaaaaaaaacactaGTCGCCTACAGAAGACCCCGAAATGTAAAAtggaaacaattcaattgagaaaatgAATGGCCTAATTCATAATAATATATTTGGCTTATTCATACTCGTGTAcaagtataaaagagggacgaaagataccaaagggacagtcaaactcataaatctaaaacaaactgacaacgccatggctaaaaattaaaaaagacaaacagaaaaacaatagtaaacatgacacaacatagaaaactaaagaataaacaacacgaaccccaccaaaaactaggggtgatctcaggtgctccggaagggtaagcagatcctgctccacatgtggcacccgtcgtgttgcttatgtgattacaaatccggtaaatagtctaattcggtaggtcacatttatgaaagggagggggattgtagttacgacgtaaggaacatatctgatatcatttgtgaaacggttattccataacggtcaaccaactcgtgatggcgtccgtaaaatttacgaagggatgatttcaacttcaccatttggaactcttggtttaagaGCTTCCTTATAACAAATAAGTTTAATcatttaattgagaaaaaaaatgaaaaattactgAATTTTAACCTTTACGGAGATGCAACGGGTTCTGTATTTCTATTTCCAATATGATTTCAAGGAGATGGTATTGCTAGGTTATGAGCAGGGTTTATTCATCTATATTTAGCATTAGCTCAATCAACGTCCATATAGACCCTTTACAGATCCATTTTTTTACATACCGGTTCATgaaattattttggtattttttggcCATGTATCTCCCTTGAAATTTTAAAGAgaccagtctttttttttttaagtctgactGTTTCGGATTAAACAGAAGCTAATGAGTATTCCATTTATGCTTTGAATGTATTTACTATATTCTCTGTGTATTATATGGTTCTTAACTTAAAACTAATCTTACTACTACTGTTAAACGATTTCTTGTTGCAAGCTTACGGTTTTACATTGATAGTTAAACGGTTGTAAAATATAAGTTACATACAAACATTTATCATaattagaacataaatacacatattaaaaaaataacttgaagCAATACCTTAGAAACTAATTGCGAAGTATTTTGCATAATCTTCTTACCGTCTTTGACCGACATCCTGCATTGTAGGCAGTAGATAAGTTGGGTAGAATTGTTTTGTCTAAATAACATTCCTGTAATAAAAAAGTTCACAATCTTCACTGTACTCAGCAACGAATATGACAGTTGCCCTTCTCTCGTTCCACTGGTTAATagatttttttctcataattcTTACAATTTTtatcttgtgtttttttttaattattattattgttcttttactGATAAATCTAATTCGGACATATATATAAGGGATTAATAATTATGTAACAAATAAAAGTATTCAACATCCACAAACAAAGGAATAGGAATGTAATTGGAATGCTATacgcaaatttataaaaaattgccAATACGAAACATTATCTAAACAGTTGCATGAGTGGATGAAAGGATGAGCAAGAAACACTCATCCGATAGTATTTTATATCCATTCGGTCCCAAACAGGAAgacagtataaaaaaaagaagatgtggcatgattgccaataaaacaactctccacaggagGCTACattacacaaaaattaacaacaaaaggtcaccgtacggccttcaaaacccataccgcaaagtcagctataaaaggccccgaaatgacaaatataaaacaattcacacgagaaaactaacggccttatttgtgtacCAAACaaacatgaacgaaaaacaaataaagaactATATACTTAAAAAAATCAACACCAAAACAACATAGCCCATgattatgtaaaataaatatttccgCATCGACCAAAACATTTCATATGTGGAAAGGTAAAACGTTAAATCAATGATcacttcattttcaaaatcaacaaaaaattataaagaagaaAATTTGCGAGATAATTTTTTAGCAAACATGTGTAAGCGGTTTACCAATGTTTTTTGCAttttacataaatacatttaaagATTATAGGTTCGCATCGTAAAATTGTCCTTGTTGATGAAATAAGTCTTCTTTAAAGCTAAATCACTGGTTTGTGTTACTCAGACTGTGAGTCCTTTTATTTACAGTGTTTTGTAGTCCTTTGTTTGTCCTTTCGTTCTATTTGTTCGTCAATTTTTATCATGACATTATCAGTTTGTCAGTGACTTATGATTTAAAATATCCATGTGGTAGCGTTTTTGCCTCttattttacaatatatacatgtatatacatagaaataatagaaatattaAGATTGCCGATGATCAGGTATAATGGTTAATTACCTTACTACAAACCTACCTCATCTGGCCCTTGACACACTGTATGCTGTGTCAAACACTTAGAAATATCTGATACGCTGTGACACGATAGGCAGGTCAGACCTgtaattatatcatatttataaGGTCGGATTTAGGTatcaattaatttgtttttatgttcaGAATTTCAGgtgatgtttttttatattttcacgaATGGACACATTAATGCTACGTTTGTTTATTTTCAGTGCATATTGTCAATTTCAAAGGAAGCTGTTAAACCATGATAAACTTATTCAAATTGCAAATTACACTCTTCAAATGGTTTACAGTTGCCAACATTATATGGTTTATCTGAGGTGAAATATTAGTTTAATATTGTATAGACCATCCCGTCCATATTTCCTTGTTTGGTTCGTTACAGAGTATGACATAAACTAGACtatagcattttgttttattgaaatattttgtaaataaagactAATAGAAAACCTGTAGGATTACATAAATTTACGGAAACTAATCGTTCCTAATATTTTCTTTTGGTCATGAGGTTGGTCGTCATTTTGTCGATATTTAGATATTATAGTGTATTTCCATCATTATCAAATCGTGCgtttttataaagatatatttagATATACCCAAATCTATAATTTTTGTTGTATGATTTACCTCAAGACACATCGATCTGTAAACAATATAACACTTACGATCGTCGCATAATTGTGCATTGCAAGGTATTCTATTCTTTGGTGCTGTATTACAGCACTGTGCACAGACTACCGACGTCCTCCGTGACCGGCTCATGTCATCTCTTTTCCCTACGGCATTTCCTAACAAATCACACACCTTAAATAGAATAAATAGTTTGTATTTCACAACCACTGATAAGTTTGGtttctattttgaaattttcgcatctctttttttttaaatttgcaacgGTTTGATAATCTCGTTTATTGTACTTGTCCCGAAAGTGGAAGATTGAAAGTGCATTCATCCCCGTTCAAAGAAAACTTAAGACTTAACATTTGGTGTTTTCACTAAGCGTGTCACATTAAGGTAAAAGCAAAGACTGGTTGATTCGAAGGCAGCATAATGTAGTTGACTAGTACAAATGTTGTATGTATTATTGTGATGCTTGTTATTGGAAACTAAACACCAATAGCATTAGCTAGATACGCGAAATAAAGGTTATCAATATATCAAAATTGTATGTCAGAAATCTTATTGTCGTTATCTTCTGTATAACTAAATGCTGCCTGACTTATTGATCATCATACATATGTTTTAATTATGATTTTCTATGCTTATTAGATTATTCACATGCAAAATGTAAAAGAATTATCGTGTATACATAAAACAACGCataccacgtccacttgtatttgaattttatccatctgatgagtttagcctttttcaactgatttttatagttgtactgttataacactgtcccatgttaggggagggtttggatcccgcttacAGGTTTAACCCTCCACATTTtgcatgtatgtgtctgtcccaagtcaggagcctgtaattcagtggttgtcgttgttttatgtttttcgttcattttttgtacataaatgaggccgtttgttttctcgtttgaattgtttacgttgtcatttcggggtcatatagctgactatgcggtatgagatatgctcattgttgaaggccgttcggtggtctatatgtatttatttcatttggtctcttgtgaagtgttttctaattgtcaatcataccaaatcatcttttttaatataatacaacatttgtttttaatataatacgacagACTTTTTTAATAagttaaaagaagatgtggtatgagtgtcaatgagatatTTCTCTTTCTACATGTAAATTTTATTAtagaaaaatttgtaagggttccacggagcCCAGTGTCTCGACTatttttgctgttaatcgcaggctaaaaaaaatgagtaaaaaaaataaaaacaatattcctcttgatactatcttttgattgaaagaagtttctgtccaagtttggtaaaaatccaggatagtttctgaatcttataaatgttttaaacaatttaactgcagactgtatgtcaTGTTATCTGGAAAAAAGTATGTCCATTTATAAgtttaatacaaaatttatttctagatactatcttatgaccataaacaagcttttgtccaagtttggtagaaatccaggatagtttaataaaattttaaaaagtttaaccacagagtgaatttgtgtggacgccgccgccgctgACGACGATGACGACGTCGACGGAATGttggatcgctatgtctcgctttttcgataAAGTCGAAAGCTCGACAAAAAACATTATAGATCATGTCTTCTAATGTAATTGTTGTAAAGAAAGTTGATACATAATAGAAATTAGTCGGATAATTCTAACCGCATTTTCATTTTCAACAAACTACTTGTGCAAATGTAATCTTTAGCAATGATGTTGTTTATCTATCATGTGTATGTTGCAAAAAGTCTCGTGTAGATTATGCTTTGTGACATGTTACCACATGCATGTACTTCACCTTGTAGTATTGGACAGAATAgtaattcaaaaatgaaataaggTAATGACCGGTATTTGCATTTGATGTTATAATCCCTGAATCTAGATAAAGTCATTTACTTACCGCTTTTGATCTGCAGCCTGCAGTGTAAACAACAGCAGAATTTTGCAACGTTGTTTTGTCAAAGAAGCATTCCTAAAGAATAACCGAGAAATACATAAAGGCAATTTTTAAAATAGACACTTCAAATGATTAGAAAATGTTTGACTGAAGTATCACGTTTGTATGACCAGTAGATTTAAATCCCAAATACTTATATCAAGAAATTGTATACCCGTTACCGTATACTGAATATGCTTGCATAGCATAAATCTTAATTCAAAAACAAACCTGCCACCTAACACTTCTAACGCCTACTATAAATGTAAACATAGCCAAGTCCATTTGATGAGATTAGCCTTTtgtaactgatttttatagttagttttttcatatacatggcccgagaccacaattaattcctctatcatttctttataacgttttgtcgcattaaaaaaattttgtctgttctttttgtctaattttttgtgtgtgtaatgtacagtacaagtccaaacaTATATGCAATTTCCAGAAAAATTGCATCTTTACATCATACAGatttggccaatacacatccatacccctaaaggcaagtcaagagatgttccgaaaagtgtaaatataacctttttgcacctggcctaatcactctttccttattaaaatcagttaaaataaaccATCCggaagtttatttcagctctcttttttcatttccaccccagaaaagctaagaaatgaatgagaaagggaaagaaaaaaactaaagaaaaaatacactataattaaagggaactatattcgtgaacaacgaaaagcggggtcattaattgtggtcttgggcc
The window above is part of the Mytilus edulis chromosome 6, xbMytEdul2.2, whole genome shotgun sequence genome. Proteins encoded here:
- the LOC139527827 gene encoding uncharacterized protein, with the protein product MVQSYIFLLVTVSSTIWKTSSGLECFSCHSESDRSRCSTHKVVCRDGLEECFFDKTTLQNSAVVYTAGCRSKAVCDLLGNAVGKRDDMSRSRRTSVVCAQCCNTAPKNRIPCNAQLCDDRLTCLSCHSVSDISKCLTQHTVCQGPDEECYLDKTILPNLSTAYNAGCRSKTVCSLLSGAVGKRNVDIQLQRLKKASISCSECCNTQPDRSGGPCNRNLCKLASSVSYDTCGVCDHVSRPSDCTVFQSCQPTEVCKLNQIFSGGRIIHELGCEIKTVCDTLLREHKATHHGKRADHGPLVLCSACCTGKNCNTKGDCKTLIQNQPCFNSTTCG